A section of the Amblyomma americanum isolate KBUSLIRL-KWMA chromosome 2, ASM5285725v1, whole genome shotgun sequence genome encodes:
- the LOC144120088 gene encoding uncharacterized protein LOC144120088 encodes MAASIREVFGVLRGRCTEDNCDCPQYMVLPELKLKCEYCEHCPAVHGKINEIGSIEATTNVDVPAVSTQETVGENDTEEVHHTNSGMEDDSRICQLSKPPTKPKVRRVGSSESHLLKDFTDGTRFQNHPVVRSHEENLVVMLHYCDDIQLANVIGMKRGLRGKLTVFYVSFVNITPSERSKVSNIFLLAVGKSKDLKSAEAKGSLLDDFISTVNDLEMGCKLKTLHGENTFFGFVLAYVGDSLSCHNIGRFKEAFSRNVRLACRSCMLPTTEFHLFQIECPLCTQGQYENWLLQLDTVDSKKNLTELSSKCGINSRSVLEKITHFSLLTDLLYDPMHILLEGIVPHELSLFIKFIVRDASWVTLTQLNNVISQFCFHELVSKSDYPRPFDPDCSFHYSASSSIVLMLHFLFMIDNFMPDCAEDELHCECFLLLCIISQLLLSPVISSDALGNVEDLIARHSELFVKLYGSDLFRPKLHMLLHMTTQIRRFGPSHRHWTMRFESKNSLPKSKKFWNFRNIPLSVADYFQMKMSSDLWEGPHRPKVASAYHNSGIQLGMPFILTAAFLRCGLESSEVGQAATSVPFAFVSNVKFSVSNVIVFSKDGEQLFGELESIVVWKDSLFFVMHILLNAAYSKRVNAYVLMKTTHSLVINPESLFYPWPLFTYAKHGKLYTITRCLHESPL; translated from the exons atggctgccagcaTCAGGGAGGTGTTTGGCGTCTTGCGCGGGCGGTGCACTGAAGATAACTGTGACTGCCCGCAGTACATGGTTTTGCCGGAATTGAAACTGAAGTGCGAGTACTGCGAACACTGCCCGGCAGTGCACGGGAAGATAAACGAGATCG GTTCAATAGAAGCAACCACCAACGTTGATGTGCCAGCCGTCTCCACGCAAGAAACGGTGGGCGAAAATG ATACAGAAGAGGTGCACCATACCAACTCTGGCATGGAAGACGACAGCCGCATCTGCCAGCTCTCAAAACCGCCCACAAAGCCCAAGGTCAGAAG AGTTGGTTCTTCAGAAAGCCATCTATTGAAAGATTTCACCGATGGCACTAGATTTCAAAACCACCCAGTTGTGCGCTCTCATGAAGAAAACTTGGTTGTAATGCTGCATTATTGTGATGACATTCAATTGGCAAATGTGATTGGTATGAAACGTGGTTTAAGAGGCAAACTGACAGTATTTTATGTCTCATTTGTTAACATCACACCATCTGAGAGGTCTAAAGTAAGTAACATTTTTCTTCTGGCAGTAGGAAAGTCAAAAGATCTGAAGTCAGCAGAAGCAAAAGGCAGTCTACTTGATGATTTCATTTCTACAGTTAATGATTTAGAAATGGGGTGCAAACTAAAGACATTGCATGGTGAGAACACATTTTTTGGATTCGTGCTTGCTTACGTTGGCGACTCTTTGTCGTGCCATAACATCGGAAGATTCAAAGAAGCATTTAGCAGGAATGTTCGCCTTGCATGCAGATCATGCATGTTGCCAACAACAGAATTTCACCTGTTTCAGATAGAGTGCCCACTGTGCACACAGGGCCAGTATGAAAACTGGTTGCTGCAGCTGGATACTGTTGACTCAAAAAAAAATCTAActgaactttcttcaaaatgtgGCATCAATTCCAGGTCTGTACTCGAGAAGATCACCCACTTTTCACTCCTGACAGATCTGTTGTATGACCCCATGCATATATTGCTGGAGGGCATTGTTCCCCATGAGTTGTCACTCTTTATCAAGTTTATTGTTAGAGATGCATCATGGGTCACCTTAACCCAACTCAACAATGTCATATCCCAGTTTTGCTTTCATGAACTTGTGAGCAAAAGTGACTATCCTCGACCTTTTGATCCAGACTGCAGTTTTCATTATTCAGCTAGTTCTAGCATTGTACTGATGTTGCACTTTCTTTTTATGATAGATAACTTTATGCCAGACTGTGCTGAGGATGAGCTACATTGTGAGTGCTTTCTGTTGCTATGCATCATCTCCCAGTTGTTGCTTTCACCCGTAATATCTTCAGATGCACTTGGGAATGTTGAGGATTTAATTGCACGCCACAGTGAACTTTTTGTGAAACTTTATGGCTCAGATCTATTCCGGCCGAAACTGCACATGCTCCTGCATATGACAACACAAATAAGGCGCTTTGGTCCTTCTCATCGTCACTGGACTATGCGATTCGAAAGCAAAAATAGCCTTCCAAAGTCGAAAaaattttggaattttagaaATATTCCACTATCAGTAGCTGACTATTTTCAGATGAAGATGTCTAGTGACTTGTGGGAAGGACCACATCGCCCTAAGGTAGCAAGTGCATACCACAACAGCGGTATACAATTAGGTATGCCTTTCATTTTGACTGCTGCCTTCCTTCGCTGTGGGTTAGAATCAAGTGAAGTCGGACAGGCCGCTACATCTGTGCCATTTGCTTTTGTTTCTAATGTGAAATTTTCTGTGTCCAATGTCATAGTATTTTCCAAAGATGGTGAGCAACTATTTGGTGAACTAGAAAGCATTGTAGTTTGGAAAGACAGCCTTTTCTTCGTGATGCATATATTGCTTAATGCCGCATACTCAAAGCGTGTGAATGCCTATGTTCTCATGAAAACTACACATTCCTTGGTCATCAATCCTGAATCCCTTTTCTATCCATGGCCACTTTTCACATATGCGAAACATGGTAAGCTTTACACCATTACAAGGTGCTTGCACGAGTCCCCACTTTAA